The Enterobacter asburiae genomic sequence CGGGCAGATCCTTTTCGGTGGTGAAGATATCAGCCATAAATCTACCCACTACGTCGCGTCCGGCGGCATTGCGCAGGCGCCGGAAGGCAGACGAATCTTCCCGGATATGACCGTTGAAGAGAATCTGCTGATGGGGACCATCCCCATCGGCAGCCAGTTTGCCGCCGAGGATATGCAAACCATGTTCGACCTGTTCCCCCGCCTCAAGGAGCGGCGCAAGCAGCGCGCGATGACCATGTCCGGCGGGGAACAGCAGATGCTGGCGATTGCCCGGGCGCTGATGAGCCGTCCGAAGCTGCTGCTGCTGGATGAACCGAGCCTCGGTCTGGCGCCGATTGTGGTGAAACAGATCTTCCAGACGCTGCGCGAGCTGGCCCGCAACGGCATGACCATCTTTCTGGTGGAGCAGAATGCGCATCACGCGCTGAAGCTTTCCGACCGTGGGTATGTGATGGTTAACGGGCAGATCCGGCTGAGCGGCAGCGGCGAGGAGCTGCTGGGAAATCAGGAGGTCAGGAAGGCGTATCTGGGTGGGGTGTGACTGGCAAATTTCAGGCACAAAAAAACCACCTTTCGGTGGTTTCACGACACTGCTTATTGCTTTGATTATTCTTTGTTTCCCATGGTAGCCGGAGTGGGACTTGAACCCACACAGCGCGAACGCCGAGGGATTTTAAATTCTACGCAGGATCAATGAGTTAGATAGCAGTACATTGCGAAACTTCGCTGCAATTGTCCATCTACTTTACTGTAATTGGCAGTAAATAGATAGACTTGGATAACTTTGAGCACAGAGTCAGCACAGGTAAGCCCCCCCTGGCACGGAAGCCCAAGTGCCAATCTCAGTACATGAATAACGTCTAAAAATGTAGCTTGGCTGTACCTGTACCAGGTCAGCTATGGTGGTGGTTTGCCACTAATGTTCGTTCCCCTTTCCAGTCTGATAAGGGTGATACTATTTATGAAAGACCATTGGCATTTTCTTTCGAAATTTGATTTTATGATGAGTATGTGGGTTAATGTTGAGAATTGGTATGGAAATCCAAGATTTTGTAGGTCATTATAAAAATCATCCAGTGCTTTTCATCGGCACCGGTTTTAGTCTTAGGTATCTTCAAAACTCTTTTGGCT encodes the following:
- a CDS encoding ABC transporter ATP-binding protein, which produces MSEPLLAFRDVDVFYGVIQALKQVSLEVNKGETVALIGANGAGKSTLLMSIFGQPRIRSGQILFGGEDISHKSTHYVASGGIAQAPEGRRIFPDMTVEENLLMGTIPIGSQFAAEDMQTMFDLFPRLKERRKQRAMTMSGGEQQMLAIARALMSRPKLLLLDEPSLGLAPIVVKQIFQTLRELARNGMTIFLVEQNAHHALKLSDRGYVMVNGQIRLSGSGEELLGNQEVRKAYLGGV